The Etheostoma cragini isolate CJK2018 chromosome 15, CSU_Ecrag_1.0, whole genome shotgun sequence genome window below encodes:
- the mapk8ip3 gene encoding C-Jun-amino-terminal kinase-interacting protein 3 isoform X10, protein MMELQIDEVVYQDDYGSGSVMSERVSGLANSIYREFERLIRSYDEEVVKELMPLVVNVLENLDAVLTENQEHEVELELLKEDNEQLITQYEREKALRKQAEEKFIEFEDALEAEKKDLQVQVEFLELQAKQQELKTKNYSDQITRLEERESDMKKEYNALHQRHTEMIQTYVEHIERSKMQQAGSNSQSEGPGCGRTQRHKWRKSSKADRPPSLSLYPTGEGMVRGGFGGARMMPGKDIWQVSLGQSSFCLAYQEDGSESDSVAATPSSTASKSNTPTSSVPSATVTPINEGFLPQSEFDAMRAGNRRKSAKRLSRNMEVQVSQETRNVSIGMGSSDEWSEFQEIIDSTPELDMCVDPRVYGGGNSPSQGIVNEAFGINTDSLYHEIKDAKSDIIGDVDAGAELLGEFSVRDDFFGMGKEVENLLTENKQLLETKNALNIVKNDLIAKVDELSGEQEGLREELEALRQSKNKVDVRVKELEEELKRLRAEALGASRDSKDEGGDDFSSPMQDGDMTMTQRRRFTRVEMARVLMERNQYKERLMELQEAVRWTEMIRASRESPQIQEKKKSTIWQFFARLFSTSSSPPPVKRPYYSVNIHYKSPSPAGFSQRRSHTMCQISTSNRTLEFFPEELASNSVASLLSDSALLARREQRREQYRQVREHMRRDDGIMQACGWSVPSRFKQAGGQPDSAQDSPLKRQQPTIEKEDNRMKNVPVPVYCRPLVEKDPNRKLWCAAGVDLTGWRASNQELVPAKAPSGGSDPLHAEENGAGKKSSHSSPEKRKSKELQETDTMSSRVWILTSTHSASKVVIIDANQPGSLVDQFNVCNAHVLCISSVPAASESDYPAGEIVLDPGDSGAGGGGEDAVGVEGMLAGITLVGCATNCSVARSNCSSRTDTPIMDKGQAPTAPPMNGKIHPAQSAEEATEATEVPESTANHAEMRSGPPGPFTEHVFTDPQPRLSDASDRSAGQSKDETSQPPESEDGGEETKNYTSVAPTMWLGAQNGWLYVHSAVGNWKKCIHSIKLKDSVLSLVHVKGRVLVALADGTLAIFHRSEDGQWDLSNYHLMDLGRPHHSIRCMAVVHDKVWCGYKNKIHVIQPKSMQIEKSFDAHPRRESQVRQLAWIGDGVWVSIRLDSTLRLYHAHTHQHLQDVDIEPYVSKMLGTGKLGFSFVRITALLIGGNRLWVGTGNGVIISIPLTETNKVSPTSSGGVIHVYGDDGSEKSTGSFIPYCSMAQAQLCFHGHRDAVKFFVSVPGNVLATLNGSVLDSPSEGQGSTAPQETEAQSVHNVLVLSGGEGYIDFRIGDGEDDETEEGDSGGASQIKPALCKAERSHIIVWQVSYIPE, encoded by the exons AG AAATTCATTGAATTTGAGGATGCGTTGGAAGCTGAGAAGAAGGACCTGCAGGTGCAGGTGGAGTTTTTGGAGCTGCAGGCGAAACAGCAAGAGCTCAAGACAAAGAACTATTCTGACCAGA TCACACGGTTGGAAGAGCGAGAATCAGACATGAAGAAAGAGTACAATGCTCTGCACCAGCGTCACACTGAG ATGATCCAGACGTACGTCGAGCACATAGAGCGGTCCAAAATGCAGCAGGCAGGgagcaacagccaatcagaaggcCCCGGCTGTGGACGAAC TCAACGCCACAAATGGAGGAAAAG CAGCAAAGCAGATCGCCCACCTTCATTGAGCCTGTACCCCACCGGCGAGGGCATGGTACGTGGGGGTTTCGGGGGGGCTAGGATGATGCCCGGGAAAGACATCTGGCAGGTCAGCCTCGGCCAGTCGTCATTCTGCTTAGCCTATCAG GAGGATGGATCAGAGTCCGACTCAGTGGCGGCCACACCCAGCAGCACAGCAAGCAAGTCCAACACACCCACCTCCTCCGTCCCCTCCGCCACTGTCACCCCCATCAACGAGGGCTTCCTCCCACAGTCTGAATTTGATGCGATGCGGGCTGGGAACCGCAGGAAAAGTGCCAAGCGACTAAGCCGGAATATGGAGGTGCAGGTTTCCCAGGAAACCAGGAATGTCAGCATTG GAATGGGAAGCAGCGATGAGTGGTCAGAGTTTCAGGAGATCATCGATTCTACCCCTGAGCTGGACATGTGTGTGGACCCCCGTGTGTATGGAGGAGGAAACAG CCCCTCTCAAGGCATTGTTAACGAGGCCTTCGGCATCAACACCGACTCTCTCTACCACGAGATCAAGGACGCCAAGTCGGACATCATCGGAGACGTTGATGCAGGCGCCGAGCTGCTAG GCGAGTTCTCAG TCCGTGATGATTTCTTCG GGATGGGTAAGGAGGTGGAGAACCTGCTGACAGAGAACAAACAGCTCCTAGAGACCAA AAATGCTCTCAACATTGTGAAAAATGACCTTATTGCCAAAGTGGATGAGCTGTCAGGCGAGCAGGAGGGGCTGAGGGAGGAGCTGGAGGCTTTGAGGCAGTCCAAGAACAAGGTGGACGTCAGGGTCAAGGAGCTAGAAGAAGAACTCAAGAG GTTAAGAGCAGAGGCTCTCGGTGCGTCCCGGGACTCCAAGGATGAAGGAGGGGATGAT TTTTCATCACCCATGCAGGACGGTGACATGACGATGACGCAGCGCCGGCGGTTCACCCGGGTGGAGATGGCCCGCGTGCTGATGGAGAGGAATCAGTACAAAGAGAGGCTGATGGAGCTGCAGGAGGCCGTACGGTGGACAGAGATGATCAG GGCGTCCAGGGAAAGTCCTCAAATCCAAGAGAAAAAGAAGTCCACCATCTGGCAGTT CTTTGCACGTCTCTTCAGCACATCGTCCAGCCCTCCGCCTGTCAAGCGGCCATATTACAGCGTCAACATCCACTACAAGTCACCCTCGCCGGCTGGTTTCTCTCAGCGACGCAGCCACACCATGTGTCAGATCTCCACCTCCAACCGCACGCTGGAGTTCTTCCCCGAAGA ACTGGCCAGTAACAGTGTTGCGTCTCTCCTCAGTGACTCAGCACTGTTGGCCCGCCGAGAGCAGCGGCGTGAACAGTACCGGCAGGTCCGTGAGCACATGCGCCGCGACGACGGCATCATGCAGGCCTGTGGCTGGAGCGTGCCGTCTCGTTTCAAAcag GCTGGCGGGCAGCCAGACAGCGCTCAGGACAGCCCGCTGAAGAGACAACAG CCCACAATTGAGAAGGAGGACAACCGCATGAAGAATGTTCCCGTCCCGGTGTACTGCCGTCCTCTGGTAGAGAAGGACCCCAACAGGAAG TTGTGGTGTGCAGCTGGAGTGGACCTGACAGGATGGAGGGCCAGCAACCAGGAGTTGGTACCAGCCAAAGCCCCGTCGGGGGGCAGCGACCCCCTGCACGCTGAGGAGAACGGAGCTGGAAAGAAGAGCAGCCACAGCTCCCCAGAAAAGAGGAAG TCCAAGGAGCTCCAGGAAACAGACACCATGAGCAGTCGAGTGTGGATCCTCACCAGCACCCACTCTGCCAGCAAGGTGGTCATCATCGATGCCAACCAGCCGGGCTCACTGGTCGACCAGTTCAACGTCTGCAATGCCCACGTGCTCTGCATCTCCAGTGTGCCAG CTGCCAGCGAGAGTGACTATCCAGCAGGAGAGATTGTGTTGGATCCAGGTGACAGTGGAGCAGGAGGGGGAGGCGAGGATGCTGTTGGCGTGGAGGGCATGTTGGCTGGTATCACTCTTGTTGGATGTGCCACCAACTGCAGTGTTGCCCGTAGCAACTGCTCCTCGCGTACTGATACTCCCATAATGGACAAAGGACAAG CCCCTACTGCTCCCCCCATGAATGGGAAGATTCACCCTGCCCAGTCAGCCGAGGAGGCCACGGAGGCCACCGAGGTACCCGAATCCACGGCCAACCATGCAGAAATGAGATCTGGACCTCCAGGACCATTTACCGAGCACGTCTTTACCGACCCCCAGCCTCGTTTATCAGACGCCTCTGACAG AAGCGCAGGTCAATCCAAAGACGAAACTTCTCAGCCTCCAGAGTCAGAGGACGGAGGGGAAGAGACCAAGAACTACACCAGCGTGGCCCCCACTATGTGGCTCGGGGCCCAGAACGGCTG GCTCTACGTCCACTCGGCAGTTGGAAACTGGAAGAAGTGCATCCACTCCATCAAACTCAAAGACTCTGTGCTCAGTCTGGT ACACGTGAAAGGTCGTGTGCTGGTTGCCCTCGCTGATGGGACCCTCGCCATATTCCATAGATCAGAGG atggGCAATGGGATTTATCCAACTACCACCTAATGGACCTCGGACGGCCTCATCACTCCATCCGCTGCATGGCTGTAGTACATGACAAGGTTTGGTGCGGCTACAAGAACAAGATCCACGTCATCCAGCCCAAGAGCATGCAGATCGAG AAGTCCTTTGACGCCCACCCTCGCAGGGAGAGTCAGGTGCGCCAGCTGGCATGGATCGGTGATGGTGTTTGGGTGTCGATCCGGCTAGATTCGACCCTGCGTCTCTaccacgcgcacacacaccagCATCTCCAGGATGTGGACATTGAGCCATACGTCAGCAAGATGCTGG GCACTGGCAAGCTGGGCTTCTCTTTTGTGCGAATCACAGCGCTTCTGATTGGTGGAAACCGTCTCTGGGTAGGAACTGGAAACGGCGTGATCATCTCCATCCCACTGACAGAGA CCAATAAGGTGTCTCCCACATCGTCTGGCGGAGTGATCCATGTGTACGGTGACGATGGCTCTGAGAAGAGCACCGGCAGCTTCATCCCCTACTGCTCCATGGCACAAGCCCAGCTCTGTTTCCATGGACACCGTGATGCTGTCAAGTTCTTTGTCTCTGTACCCG GCAATGTTCTGGCCACCCTAAACGGCAGTGTGCTGGACAGTCCATCGGAGGGGCAGGGGTCAACAGCGCCCCAAGAGACGGAGGCTCAGAGTGTTCACAACGTGCTGGTGCTGAGTGGAGGAGAGGGCTATATTGATTTCCGTATAG GAGATGGAGAGGACGATGAAACAGAAGAAGGAGACAGTGGCGGAGCTTCACAGATAAAACCTGCTTTGTGTAAAGCAGAGCGAAGCCACATCATCGTCTGGCAGGTGTCTTACATACCCGAGTGA
- the mapk8ip3 gene encoding C-Jun-amino-terminal kinase-interacting protein 3 isoform X1, with amino-acid sequence MMELQIDEVVYQDDYGSGSVMSERVSGLANSIYREFERLIRSYDEEVVKELMPLVVNVLENLDAVLTENQEHEVELELLKEDNEQLITQYEREKALRKQAEEKFIEFEDALEAEKKDLQVQVEFLELQAKQQELKTKNYSDQITRLEERESDMKKEYNALHQRHTEMIQTYVEHIERSKMQQAGSNSQSEGPGCGRTQRHKWRKSSKADRPPSLSLYPTGEGMVRGGFGGARMMPGKDIWQVSLGQSSFCLAYQEDGSESDSVAATPSSTASKSNTPTSSVPSATVTPINEGFLPQSEFDAMRAGNRRKSAKRLSRNMEVQVSQETRNVSIGMGSSDEWSEFQEIIDSTPELDMCVDPRVYGGGNSPSQGIVNEAFGINTDSLYHEIKDAKSDIIGDVDAGAELLGEFSVRDDFFGMGKEVENLLTENKQLLETKNALNIVKNDLIAKVDELSGEQEGLREELEALRQSKNKVDVRVKELEEELKRLRAEALGASRDSKDEGGDDFSSPMQDGDMTMTQRRRFTRVEMARVLMERNQYKERLMELQEAVRWTEMIRASRESPQIQEKKKSTIWQFFARLFSTSSSPPPVKRPYYSVNIHYKSPSPAGFSQRRSHTMCQISTSNRTLEFFPEELASNSVASLLSDSALLARREQRREQYRQVREHMRRDDGIMQACGWSVPSRFKQAGGQPDSAQDSPLKRQQPTIEKEDNRMKNVPVPVYCRPLVEKDPNRKLWCAAGVDLTGWRASNQELVPAKAPSGGSDPLHAEENGAGKKSSHSSPEKRKSKELQETDTMSSRVWILTSTHSASKVVIIDANQPGSLVDQFNVCNAHVLCISSVPAASESDYPAGEIVLDPGDSGAGGGGEDAVGVEGMLAGITLVGCATNCSVARSNCSSRTDTPIMDKGQAPTAPPMNGKIHPAQSAEEATEATEVPESTANHAEMRSGPPGPFTEHVFTDPQPRLSDASDRSAGQSKDETSQPPESEDGGEETKNYTSVAPTMWLGAQNGWLYVHSAVGNWKKCIHSIKLKDSVLSLVHVKGRVLVALADGTLAIFHRSEDGQWDLSNYHLMDLGRPHHSIRCMAVVHDKVWCGYKNKIHVIQPKSMQIEKSFDAHPRRESQVRQLAWIGDGVWVSIRLDSTLRLYHAHTHQHLQDVDIEPYVSKMLGTGKLGFSFVRITALLIGGNRLWVGTGNGVIISIPLTETVVLHRGQLLGLRANKVSPTSSGGVIHVYGDDGSEKSTGSFIPYCSMAQAQLCFHGHRDAVKFFVSVPGNVLATLNGSVLDSPSEGQGSTAPQETEAQSVHNVLVLSGGEGYIDFRIGDGEDDETEEGDSGGASQIKPALCKAERSHIIVWQVSYIPE; translated from the exons AG AAATTCATTGAATTTGAGGATGCGTTGGAAGCTGAGAAGAAGGACCTGCAGGTGCAGGTGGAGTTTTTGGAGCTGCAGGCGAAACAGCAAGAGCTCAAGACAAAGAACTATTCTGACCAGA TCACACGGTTGGAAGAGCGAGAATCAGACATGAAGAAAGAGTACAATGCTCTGCACCAGCGTCACACTGAG ATGATCCAGACGTACGTCGAGCACATAGAGCGGTCCAAAATGCAGCAGGCAGGgagcaacagccaatcagaaggcCCCGGCTGTGGACGAAC TCAACGCCACAAATGGAGGAAAAG CAGCAAAGCAGATCGCCCACCTTCATTGAGCCTGTACCCCACCGGCGAGGGCATGGTACGTGGGGGTTTCGGGGGGGCTAGGATGATGCCCGGGAAAGACATCTGGCAGGTCAGCCTCGGCCAGTCGTCATTCTGCTTAGCCTATCAG GAGGATGGATCAGAGTCCGACTCAGTGGCGGCCACACCCAGCAGCACAGCAAGCAAGTCCAACACACCCACCTCCTCCGTCCCCTCCGCCACTGTCACCCCCATCAACGAGGGCTTCCTCCCACAGTCTGAATTTGATGCGATGCGGGCTGGGAACCGCAGGAAAAGTGCCAAGCGACTAAGCCGGAATATGGAGGTGCAGGTTTCCCAGGAAACCAGGAATGTCAGCATTG GAATGGGAAGCAGCGATGAGTGGTCAGAGTTTCAGGAGATCATCGATTCTACCCCTGAGCTGGACATGTGTGTGGACCCCCGTGTGTATGGAGGAGGAAACAG CCCCTCTCAAGGCATTGTTAACGAGGCCTTCGGCATCAACACCGACTCTCTCTACCACGAGATCAAGGACGCCAAGTCGGACATCATCGGAGACGTTGATGCAGGCGCCGAGCTGCTAG GCGAGTTCTCAG TCCGTGATGATTTCTTCG GGATGGGTAAGGAGGTGGAGAACCTGCTGACAGAGAACAAACAGCTCCTAGAGACCAA AAATGCTCTCAACATTGTGAAAAATGACCTTATTGCCAAAGTGGATGAGCTGTCAGGCGAGCAGGAGGGGCTGAGGGAGGAGCTGGAGGCTTTGAGGCAGTCCAAGAACAAGGTGGACGTCAGGGTCAAGGAGCTAGAAGAAGAACTCAAGAG GTTAAGAGCAGAGGCTCTCGGTGCGTCCCGGGACTCCAAGGATGAAGGAGGGGATGAT TTTTCATCACCCATGCAGGACGGTGACATGACGATGACGCAGCGCCGGCGGTTCACCCGGGTGGAGATGGCCCGCGTGCTGATGGAGAGGAATCAGTACAAAGAGAGGCTGATGGAGCTGCAGGAGGCCGTACGGTGGACAGAGATGATCAG GGCGTCCAGGGAAAGTCCTCAAATCCAAGAGAAAAAGAAGTCCACCATCTGGCAGTT CTTTGCACGTCTCTTCAGCACATCGTCCAGCCCTCCGCCTGTCAAGCGGCCATATTACAGCGTCAACATCCACTACAAGTCACCCTCGCCGGCTGGTTTCTCTCAGCGACGCAGCCACACCATGTGTCAGATCTCCACCTCCAACCGCACGCTGGAGTTCTTCCCCGAAGA ACTGGCCAGTAACAGTGTTGCGTCTCTCCTCAGTGACTCAGCACTGTTGGCCCGCCGAGAGCAGCGGCGTGAACAGTACCGGCAGGTCCGTGAGCACATGCGCCGCGACGACGGCATCATGCAGGCCTGTGGCTGGAGCGTGCCGTCTCGTTTCAAAcag GCTGGCGGGCAGCCAGACAGCGCTCAGGACAGCCCGCTGAAGAGACAACAG CCCACAATTGAGAAGGAGGACAACCGCATGAAGAATGTTCCCGTCCCGGTGTACTGCCGTCCTCTGGTAGAGAAGGACCCCAACAGGAAG TTGTGGTGTGCAGCTGGAGTGGACCTGACAGGATGGAGGGCCAGCAACCAGGAGTTGGTACCAGCCAAAGCCCCGTCGGGGGGCAGCGACCCCCTGCACGCTGAGGAGAACGGAGCTGGAAAGAAGAGCAGCCACAGCTCCCCAGAAAAGAGGAAG TCCAAGGAGCTCCAGGAAACAGACACCATGAGCAGTCGAGTGTGGATCCTCACCAGCACCCACTCTGCCAGCAAGGTGGTCATCATCGATGCCAACCAGCCGGGCTCACTGGTCGACCAGTTCAACGTCTGCAATGCCCACGTGCTCTGCATCTCCAGTGTGCCAG CTGCCAGCGAGAGTGACTATCCAGCAGGAGAGATTGTGTTGGATCCAGGTGACAGTGGAGCAGGAGGGGGAGGCGAGGATGCTGTTGGCGTGGAGGGCATGTTGGCTGGTATCACTCTTGTTGGATGTGCCACCAACTGCAGTGTTGCCCGTAGCAACTGCTCCTCGCGTACTGATACTCCCATAATGGACAAAGGACAAG CCCCTACTGCTCCCCCCATGAATGGGAAGATTCACCCTGCCCAGTCAGCCGAGGAGGCCACGGAGGCCACCGAGGTACCCGAATCCACGGCCAACCATGCAGAAATGAGATCTGGACCTCCAGGACCATTTACCGAGCACGTCTTTACCGACCCCCAGCCTCGTTTATCAGACGCCTCTGACAG AAGCGCAGGTCAATCCAAAGACGAAACTTCTCAGCCTCCAGAGTCAGAGGACGGAGGGGAAGAGACCAAGAACTACACCAGCGTGGCCCCCACTATGTGGCTCGGGGCCCAGAACGGCTG GCTCTACGTCCACTCGGCAGTTGGAAACTGGAAGAAGTGCATCCACTCCATCAAACTCAAAGACTCTGTGCTCAGTCTGGT ACACGTGAAAGGTCGTGTGCTGGTTGCCCTCGCTGATGGGACCCTCGCCATATTCCATAGATCAGAGG atggGCAATGGGATTTATCCAACTACCACCTAATGGACCTCGGACGGCCTCATCACTCCATCCGCTGCATGGCTGTAGTACATGACAAGGTTTGGTGCGGCTACAAGAACAAGATCCACGTCATCCAGCCCAAGAGCATGCAGATCGAG AAGTCCTTTGACGCCCACCCTCGCAGGGAGAGTCAGGTGCGCCAGCTGGCATGGATCGGTGATGGTGTTTGGGTGTCGATCCGGCTAGATTCGACCCTGCGTCTCTaccacgcgcacacacaccagCATCTCCAGGATGTGGACATTGAGCCATACGTCAGCAAGATGCTGG GCACTGGCAAGCTGGGCTTCTCTTTTGTGCGAATCACAGCGCTTCTGATTGGTGGAAACCGTCTCTGGGTAGGAACTGGAAACGGCGTGATCATCTCCATCCCACTGACAGAGA CGGTGGTCCTTCACCGGGGACAGCTCCTTGGTTTGAGGG CCAATAAGGTGTCTCCCACATCGTCTGGCGGAGTGATCCATGTGTACGGTGACGATGGCTCTGAGAAGAGCACCGGCAGCTTCATCCCCTACTGCTCCATGGCACAAGCCCAGCTCTGTTTCCATGGACACCGTGATGCTGTCAAGTTCTTTGTCTCTGTACCCG GCAATGTTCTGGCCACCCTAAACGGCAGTGTGCTGGACAGTCCATCGGAGGGGCAGGGGTCAACAGCGCCCCAAGAGACGGAGGCTCAGAGTGTTCACAACGTGCTGGTGCTGAGTGGAGGAGAGGGCTATATTGATTTCCGTATAG GAGATGGAGAGGACGATGAAACAGAAGAAGGAGACAGTGGCGGAGCTTCACAGATAAAACCTGCTTTGTGTAAAGCAGAGCGAAGCCACATCATCGTCTGGCAGGTGTCTTACATACCCGAGTGA